Below is a genomic region from Rhinatrema bivittatum chromosome 8, aRhiBiv1.1, whole genome shotgun sequence.
atgctgccgcttacccaactaatcaaacttaatatttcacttggaagcagctccatcactgctctctacattaatagtgggggtgaaaagggaattagaacataaggttactaagagccaagagaaacagttaagtatgagaaaaaataagtgtaaggcttgctgggcagactggatggaccggttggtcttcttctgccgtcatttctatgtttctatgagaagtTGATGTCTATAAAAATGCTGTGTTAATATTCTTTTTACTTGTTAactgaaaagtgtaaataaactttTCAGACTGACCTCACTGTGAGCTTTTGCTACATAAATTGATAGAACCTGAGAGTCAATGGACTGCTGAATTTCTACAGCGCAAGTACTTATCTCAGATTCTGGTCTGAACGTGACTGTGCAATTTAAATGACTATTCAGTGTTTCATATGAAACAGAACTAGATATTTCTGGGTCAGCTTTACTTCAAAATCTCTGAGGACAGTAATATATCAGAGGAGAGGAACTATAAGTAAGTTTAAGCTGTTTTTCACTTAAGAGCTCTGGgtgtgccagtgtgtgtgtgtgtgaaaagattGTTGAACCAACCTGAACCAAACCATTCCCTTCTTTCAGTGAGTTTAGGGTGGCActgattttcctttattttagacACCAAGTTAGACCAGTTCAATAAGACGTTGAAGACACCACATTTAGAAACATTAATTAAATACATCTTCGGAAGAGGGGGTTGCGGATAGTATATTCAGGGAACACGtgctttgatttatttaaagataGATAGGACTTCAAATACCTGCAgcaggagacagagagaagaggagaagagacagaCCACCTTCAGCCATCTGCTTCCagctgttgcggttctggctgcgagcaccgcggccaggccattacctccgggctcctggacctgctcccgcctggtttgcagcctggttGGTGGTGTTCCCGCTGGGGCCGCGCCGCTGCgagccctcccatggacgcccggctcctaggtgcgcacgcgcgccacttgggcgcttttctaggccgtttcccgccagtggtgactccgcccaattcttgacgtcagacgccgcggccttgataagccagccgcggccatccagtctttgccttgcaaggggttagcctcctggtttcctgttgcggtgtgccccggagtgactcgctttgcttcatcgctccgttcctgctacagttcctacctggttccagaacccgaacccacttacagtattgctactgtcctagtctggttccagttacctgtcctgatccacgacccgcctaagtcccagcggccgggtccctacaggctcctcccggggggggcttcggcttccaagggtgaagccactaagtcccagcggttgggctcctacgggctcctcccgggggagcaccagcttccagggtgaagagcatctacgtcccgcctgaacatctgcctcccggcctgctattcactagagacattgaccacctttcccagtctccagcaggtcggcccaagggtccactaaacagagactcccataacaccaGCACCTAGAAAAGACAAAGGGAGAGCTGCAGCGAGGAAAATAGGAATCGGTCTGAAAGGATTACAGGACAGCTAAGTGAAAACATTGTGCACCATAAAATTGTTGGCCAACACAATATAGTAATAATTTGAGAAAGCTACATATATACACTGCATAGGAGTGAAAATAAGGAAACTGTGCTGCTGCTGGTAACAAACATTTACCTTCTTTGTTGCGTCACACCTGAGGATCAGCTTGAACACCTGAGGAAAGAAAGTTTCGAAAGGATCATTTTCTTTTATAGCTATCTTTGGAAAGagtcacacacgcacacagacacacatatacttTTGGGTAGTGACTCTCCTGCTACGGTGGCTAAAGTGGCTATTAGGATATGGGGTTTCTGGTGTTACTCTGGGAGCCACTAAGACCACAAAAGAGGGGGCTATGAGAGGAAAATATAAACTTAAAGAAAATAGTTTCTTTAATGGTTTTGTTTACCTTTCCACTTAGGATTTCTTATTCCCTATCTGGTACCAGTACCTGGTAATAGGGAACTCTTATCTGGTACAATTTTCTATTGTAAAATAGTACTTTCTgccttaaatgtttcttttgtaaactCACAAGAATCGGTGGTCTTAGTGGCTCCCAGAGTAACACCAGAAACCCCATATCCTAATAACCACTTCAGCCACTGTAGAGGGAGAGTCACTACCCAAAAGTAGTGGGGTacaataagttcctagagaaatccataaactgctattattactagggaatagccaatgcttgttgccagcatttgTAGCAAAgggtctatttaatgtttgggtatttgccaggtacttgtgacttggattggccactgttggagacaggatattgagcttgatggatccttggtctgacccagaatggcaaatcttGTGCTCTTATGATCTAACCCAATATGGCTATATTTAAGGCTGAAGTAGCCAGTTAAAAGTTAAGTTCCAAAAGTGTATCAAAGAATTTCACAATTATACGCTTGGATAATGActaacccaatatggcatgttttGTGTTCTAATGAACTACAGCTCCCAGAGGACCAAGCGAGAACAGACCTATTTCAACTAATTAGTGAAGGTGTCTGGAGCTGCTAGAGGCAAGCAACAACAGGCACTAAACGGTGCAACTATCGGGCCCGGTAGAGACCggagattttgagccagagggGGTCCTgaacagtggggggaggggagacaggTGAGAGACCGGAAGTGGCGGTAGGCGCCGAACACTACAACTCCCAGAGAGCCTGGCGAAACCGGAAGGTGGAATGTGCGTCCTTTCAAGAGAGGCAGAGCTGGCGCTGCAAACGAACCGTCCTTCTCCGCCATGGGTTTCGGGGCATTACAACTGCTGAAGTGAGTTATGCCGCTCCCAAGCTCTCCGTGGTCTTGGTCAGCTGCTATCGTGGCATCCCCGCCTCTCCGTGTTGGTACCACGGTCCCGATATTAAAGAAAGGGCTGTTGTTCGTAAATTCCGAACAGCGTACGACGGTTTAGAGCTTACGTAGTGTAAGGTTTAGAATCCGCAATGGACCTTTATGTCCCTTCACGGCACTTTGGGGGTGTTTTGGAGGAATCGTGACATTTTCTGACCCCCAAGCCCACCGTCAGTAAATGAAGTTAGGGAACTGTTGTGATTGCCCTCGTTCCATGTTCAAGCATGGCGCAGATTTATTTACAATACGTTCTAAATGACTTTTTAAGAGTTGTTTAATcgtttttttcccttctttagATTTTTCGGCAAAGTGGGTCTGGCTGGAGGTGCGGTGTATGTAGCTTACGACCAAGGGCTCCTAGGGACCAGCAACCAGTCAGAAGATGCCCTCCAGAGAGCCAAGGCTGCTCTGCCACCAGTAGTGCAGGAATGGGCGGACAGTCTTGGTTGGCAGGTAGGGAAGAAAGCCGAGCCATGGGCGCTGAGGGCACAGATTTTCTGCTTTAAATCTCTACACATAGCCAGCCATGGCATTATGCTATCCCATTACCTTCAAGCTACCATTAAAAGGATCTTAAAAAAACTgccaaaaaagttacaataaacaagatatgctaggttaaaaaaaaaaagtaacactgAAGTACATAGATTTTTAGCTTTTAAAAACTTTCAAGTTCCCATTTTACTAATCTCTTTTGTGATAGTCTCCTGCCATATTACAAATGATCCTATAGAGACCTCAGAGTGTGACTCATTCTCCCTTTCTTCTTGTTTAAATTTCTGGATTCATAAAAATCAAAATAGGGTGTATTCAATTAGCCATAAACCCTTCACATTTGTTTTCCTTTGCCTTTTTCAGCTCCCAGCCATTCCACCAATTGACTTCTCTGTCTGTGAATCCTGGAACTTGGGTAAGTAACTTCTCTCTTTGTAGAATTGGGTCTGCAGAATAATGCAGTTGGGAAAAGTGAATGAATGCCTGCCGAGCTATTAGAACCCACAGGCAAGTTTCCAAACTGAAGCAGTAGGGTTATTGTATTGCTGGTGTTCCTAACATGAGGGGTCGTTGTGATACTCATTTCTGCTACTAGGTAGAATATCTTTGTAAGTTGTTGTTTGTTGTGCTCTGTTAGCATGACCTGATTTCCTGTCTTTCTGCCCCACTGCAGCATGGCATTGATGATTCCTCTCCAACCCCTGTCCTTTCTTGCAGGAGTAAAGAAGACTGTATCAGCACTGGGAGAAGCTCCTACCAAGATCTGTGAATACTCCCAGGAGGGCTGGAAGTACATGAAGGACCTTACCAAGTGAGGATCGCTGAAGGTGATAGGTGGAGGGGGATGACTCTGTGCATATAAGTACTGTAGTGGCCTCATATAAAGAAAACTCCATCCATCTTGTACACCCGCTCACACAGAGTCTAGAATAAACAGGATTTTTCAGCTGTTCTGCAAACTCCATACTCGTGTGTCTGACCAAAATGTTATCCGAATCTTAAGTGCAGTATACTGAAGACAGTAAAGCAAGTAATCCTAGTAAAGGGGCACCTGCACTGGAGCACTTCTTGAAAAAATATTACCAATTTATTTTTACTTGAATTTCCTTTATCTAATAGTATCTATTTTTCACTATATTGGAAAAGCTTTTTTCTTTCAATAAGTAGGCTTATTAAGCTGTGCTGTCTGGATGATGCCATCCAGGCGTCACAGGGTGGAGCTGTCTCTCTAAGCTCGCAGAGCTTTGGAATAATATGCTTGCATGGCTCTTCCTGTGGTTTACctcacttgcttttttttttttttccaagttcttcaTGACGTGGGCACGTGTCCCGTGCGTTTTATTCTCTTCCTCAGAAATTCTTCCTCACTTTCGTGAACCCCCAAAGagcacttttaagtgctgaaGAATGCCGAAAACACTATTGCTAATGTATCAAGATCATGTCTGTGACTGGCTATAACTTGTTATCTTTGCCTCTGTCCCGAACATGATCAAGCCAACTGTAGGGAATGTCCCCCTGGGCCCAACGACAAAAGGGCTGCAAAAATCTTGAAACTTAGTCAGCGACAGGCAGCTATGTTCCTTTGCCCTCAGTCATTCAACTCATTCATTTCCAGGACTGAATACTTGGCATCCAGCCCCGGTAAGGAGGTCCTCTTTCATGGGGCCCACGGGCACTTTGAAGGGTAGCTAGATGGGTAATATCCCCACAGTGCTCCCATTGCAGACAAAGGCCTATAAGCCTAGAATGCCAAAGAATATGTTGAGACGCAGCCATCCCAGGAGTGGTTCCCGAAGCACCTGGTGCAAGTTAAAACAGTGGATTCCTCAATTTACTCTCAAGCATTGGTGTGCCATAAAGCATTGCTGCAAGTGGAAGAGTTGGAATGATCGAGGCCAAAGGAGTCGAAGCGTTCACAGCGTGAAGCATCGGGATGACAAATGCACAAAACATCTAGTCATCGATACGTCAGAAGCCATCGACAGATCCAGACCACAGTGAGACACACCAACGGCTCAGCACAAGCTTCTCCTTGGAATTGACACACCATGGAGTCACGGGGCACAAAGAGCCAACATTTTCCCCAATTAGCATATGATGCATCAAAGTTAGACATGCTACTCCCAAAGAGGCAACAACTTTCGTCAGCTTAACCACCAGTTGACAGCATCtgtctgttccctgtacgtacccggatcagtccaggcagtgggttgagcctcctgtccagcagatggagacagagaaaaactgaaaaggtatcctatatcaagacagtgctcaccctgcgtcccttcagtatttttctgtctccagcagatgcaggcagttgAACCTTGGTTCCCTCTCTTTAGAAATTTATTTcttctgtgggtttttttttacctcactcCTCTACTGtttcaggatcaagcaagtatttatctattaaaaaaaaaaaggtaattacCAGATTTCAAAACCTGTCTTTTCTTAAGGGAGACAATTCTGTCTCCTTGCTCTTACAGGGTCCTagaggggcttgccccttgagtATTCAGCCTAGGATTCCTATCCCTGGTGACCTTGCCTGGCttggggtgaaactggtggtccagtcactccccctcaccTTGTTTGACCCTGGAGATGTAAAATGCCTAGGGTCCGACGTTTTAATGCCTCTGctattgtgttaaaaaaaaaaaaaaaaaaaaggctaaagtgGATTCAGAAGCCTACAGCGCTCAAACTGCTGGTTCGGGGGAAGGAGCGGTTagttgatttcccccccccccccccttttccgcGCACAGGCGAACTTGCTTCTCCTGCAGCAGTTCTGCCCACccctgatccgggtacgtacaaggaaaggaaaattggttcttacctgctaattttcattcctgtagtaccacggatcaatccagactcccaCCCTGTCTGTGTTTGTTTTTCATAAGTCTGCTCGAAGTCTTTCTTCATTTACAGTGTTTTGGGAAATATTTCCTGCATATTCGAACTTTAAGGCACCAGAAGTATCTACTAGATAGATATATATGTAAGAGTGTTCATTGACAGTGTTTTGTATTTCAAATTACCAGTTGATAAGGTTTTTCGTTACTTGCTTGATCTCATACTAGTTcactttttctgctttgataacacttatactgaagggacgcagggtgagcactgtcctgatataggataccttttcagtttttctgtctccatctgctggacaggaggctcaacccactgtctggactgatccgtggtaccataggaatgaaaattaacaggtaagaaccaatttccctgTCTGGATGAAGAAGAGGGATCACTAGTATAAATAGGCTTATCCACCTCTTCTGTCTCCTTGAAGTGGGAGCAAGAAATTCATTCTGGTCTCACCTCCAATGCACACAATGTTGCCGCTCTCCTGTTTTACAGGAGCCACTGCATAAAAAGCCAGGCCTCCAGTCAAGGAGCCATTATCCACCAATCTTAGAGCCCCAGATTCAGCCATTCTGAGAGCAGCACTGCCTTCATGTAGCAGTCTCTGTGGAAGATCCCTCTTCTCTTGAAGCATTTCAGGGATGAGTTGACTCAAGTTAAAAGGAAACTACCTTCGTCTCACACCACCTTTGCTGCTCACACAATAGATCAAATTGTCCATATTGAAGGCTTTTTTGCGCAAACCTTCCCACTAAATGGCAGCCATGACCTCATCACTCACCTAGCCCATCTGAAGGGGGTCATATTCCATTCAGTGAACATCCCTCATCCCCAGATGAAAAACGGGAGCAACCGTTGCCTATGATTCTATGATTgctccctttccccccctccccaaaccaggTAACTATCCATATGAGTCACCACCAATTTTGCCAGGAAACAGGTATCCCTGAAGAGTCCCCAGAGCTTTCTTCACCACTGGAATCCCTCATTTATTCTTAAGTTTTTGTAGGAAAAATGTGAATGCTTCTATGGTAAATCTgttgctttttctaaaatgaaaaacaaacatccAATGTGAATGCTTCTAAATGTAGAAACTTGCAAGATTTCTGATCCTAGAGCTGAGGCATTAGGTATCTTGAAGATCTTAGAGCTGCAGGTTCAACCAATGGCCCTGCCATCTCCCCTGCTGTAGACTCTTATGGATAAAGTATGGGAGGTCCCCTTATTCTGGATCCATAGA
It encodes:
- the MICOS13 gene encoding MICOS complex subunit MIC13, whose translation is MGFGALQLLKFFGKVGLAGGAVYVAYDQGLLGTSNQSEDALQRAKAALPPVVQEWADSLGWQLPAIPPIDFSVCESWNLGVKKTVSALGEAPTKICEYSQEGWKYMKDLTK